A single window of Flavobacteriales bacterium DNA harbors:
- a CDS encoding aldehyde dehydrogenase family protein, whose protein sequence is MENQQLIIQAPYSGRVLSEHPLQTPEEIDQMLDRARRFFSDPKSRLPKHKRIDILQKTASLLENQKEDFIRLAAEEGGKPYTDTLVEADRAINSIRLAVAHLMEMRGEEVPMGLTQPSGQRWAFTTREPIGPVVSISAFNHPINLTVHQTIPAIAAGCPVILKPALTTPLTALAFHRLLAEAGLPEDACQIALCNNDAAEQLAIDPRTAYLSFIGSARVGWHLHAHVAPGTRVALEHGGVAPVIVDRSADLPSMIPALCKGGFYHAGQVCVSTQRVYVHKSMLSEITDMLCQQAEKIVVGDPLSEATGIGPLITEAARERVHQWVQEAVTGGGKLHCGGRMLNNGCYEATVISNAPESCKLSREEIFGPVISVYGYDDMDEAIHRANDLPYAFQAAVFSRDVDQALHAASRLNAAAVMINDHTAFRVDWMPFGGRSVSGLGIGGMAQAMEELSQNKLIVFKSPALPA, encoded by the coding sequence ATGGAAAACCAGCAACTGATCATTCAAGCTCCCTACTCAGGTCGTGTTCTGTCCGAACACCCTCTGCAAACCCCGGAAGAAATCGATCAGATGCTGGACCGCGCCCGGCGGTTTTTTTCAGATCCCAAAAGCCGGTTGCCCAAACACAAACGAATCGATATTCTGCAGAAAACGGCTAGCCTGTTGGAAAATCAGAAGGAAGACTTTATCCGGCTGGCTGCGGAAGAAGGCGGTAAGCCTTATACGGATACGCTGGTAGAAGCTGATCGTGCCATCAACAGCATCCGCCTTGCCGTTGCACACCTAATGGAAATGCGGGGAGAAGAAGTGCCGATGGGACTCACACAGCCCTCGGGGCAACGATGGGCCTTTACAACGAGAGAACCCATCGGTCCCGTGGTATCCATCAGTGCTTTCAACCACCCCATCAACCTGACCGTGCATCAGACCATTCCTGCCATTGCAGCCGGATGCCCGGTGATCCTGAAACCTGCACTCACAACCCCGCTTACCGCCCTCGCCTTTCACCGCCTGCTAGCGGAAGCCGGCTTACCGGAAGACGCCTGCCAGATTGCATTGTGCAACAACGATGCGGCGGAACAACTGGCCATTGACCCGCGGACCGCATACCTGTCATTCATCGGTTCGGCACGCGTGGGGTGGCACCTGCACGCACATGTCGCACCCGGCACCCGGGTCGCATTGGAACATGGCGGCGTTGCACCGGTGATCGTTGACCGCTCCGCCGACCTGCCTTCCATGATACCCGCCCTGTGCAAAGGAGGTTTTTATCATGCCGGCCAGGTATGTGTGTCTACCCAACGGGTATATGTACATAAGAGCATGTTGAGCGAAATCACCGACATGCTGTGCCAACAAGCTGAAAAAATAGTGGTGGGAGATCCGTTGTCGGAAGCAACCGGAATCGGTCCGCTCATTACCGAAGCTGCCCGCGAACGCGTGCATCAATGGGTACAGGAAGCAGTCACAGGTGGTGGCAAGCTTCATTGCGGCGGACGCATGCTGAACAACGGATGCTATGAAGCCACGGTCATCAGCAATGCGCCTGAATCTTGTAAACTGTCTCGAGAAGAGATCTTTGGCCCGGTGATATCGGTGTACGGATATGACGATATGGATGAAGCCATTCATCGGGCGAACGACTTACCCTATGCTTTCCAAGCGGCGGTATTCAGCCGCGATGTTGACCAGGCCCTGCATGCCGCTTCCCGGCTGAATGCAGCGGCAGTGATGATCAATGACCACACCGCTTTCCGGGTAGACTGGATGCCTTTCGGCGGACGCAGCGTATCCGGACTGGGCATTGGAGGCATGGCGCAAGCCATGGAAGAACTCAGTCAAAACAAACTTATCGTTTTCAAAAGCCCGGCACTGCCCGCCTGA
- a CDS encoding YeeE/YedE family protein, protein MPLRMLIYGALFGFILTKSEAVSWFRIQEMFHFQSFHMYGIIGSAIVTGLITTQLIKRNRIKTFSGQDIQWPQYQFSKGLMIGGFIFGLGWSMTGACPGPLFILTGNGYTVMAVALLSAIAGTYLYGWLKPKLPH, encoded by the coding sequence ATGCCTTTGAGAATGTTGATATACGGTGCCCTGTTCGGTTTCATCCTGACCAAATCCGAAGCCGTTTCCTGGTTCAGAATCCAGGAGATGTTCCATTTTCAATCGTTCCATATGTATGGCATCATCGGCAGTGCCATTGTAACCGGATTGATCACAACCCAACTGATTAAACGAAACCGGATCAAAACCTTTTCCGGGCAAGACATACAGTGGCCGCAATACCAGTTCAGCAAGGGCCTCATGATCGGTGGTTTCATTTTCGGACTGGGATGGAGCATGACCGGCGCATGCCCGGGTCCCCTTTTCATCCTGACCGGGAACGGCTACACCGTTATGGCGGTTGCATTGCTCAGCGCCATTGCAGGCACCTACCTCTACGGATGGCTCAAACCCAAACTCCCTCACTGA
- a CDS encoding GH3 auxin-responsive promoter family protein yields MAFIGTILQESIRLRQNIAAGRIRATPFLQQHKILEKILGNAEETLFGTDHDFVSIQNAKDMPQAFRQAVPLTNYETMLKGYWHRTLNDEEDICHPGRTKFFALTSGTSEAASKKIPVTANMIRAVRRTSIRQMLTLSNFDLPGNFYEKGVLMLGGSTQLQKMGQHFEGDLSGILASNLPFWFYRFYKPGRKLAMERDWTTKLELITQEAARWDIGIIAGVPAWVQILIEKIIEHHKVKHIHDIWPNLKFFVHGGVAFEPYKKGFRNLLGQDINYMETYLASEGFMAFQSGGEEHMHLVLDNGIFFEFIPYNEDNFDDAGNLLPHAKTLLIHEVREDVDYAVVITTNAGTFRYLIGDTIRFVDCSRNQIIITGRTKHFISLCGEHLSVDNMNRGIEKVGEQFNCEIREFSVAGIPHDGLFAHQWYIAMDKEADPDQVRNILDKTLAEVNDDYGVERKAALKDVWIKLLPTEAFYGFMRHLGKEGGQHKFPRVLKGDILNKWTQYLKTNRYD; encoded by the coding sequence ATGGCATTCATCGGAACCATACTGCAGGAATCCATACGGCTGAGGCAAAACATTGCAGCCGGAAGAATCAGGGCTACCCCGTTTCTTCAACAACATAAAATACTGGAGAAGATACTCGGTAATGCTGAAGAAACCCTCTTCGGAACCGATCACGATTTTGTTTCCATCCAGAATGCGAAGGATATGCCGCAGGCATTCCGGCAAGCCGTCCCCCTCACCAACTACGAGACGATGCTGAAAGGCTACTGGCATCGAACCCTCAATGATGAAGAAGACATCTGCCACCCGGGCAGGACAAAGTTCTTCGCACTGACCTCGGGTACTTCGGAAGCCGCCAGCAAAAAGATCCCGGTAACGGCCAACATGATTCGTGCCGTACGCCGCACCAGCATCAGGCAAATGCTCACACTGTCCAACTTCGACCTGCCCGGAAATTTCTACGAAAAAGGCGTGCTTATGCTCGGAGGAAGTACCCAGCTTCAAAAGATGGGACAGCACTTCGAAGGTGACCTGAGTGGTATCCTGGCCAGCAACCTCCCTTTCTGGTTCTATCGGTTTTACAAACCTGGTCGTAAGCTGGCCATGGAACGCGACTGGACCACCAAACTGGAACTCATCACCCAGGAAGCGGCCAGATGGGACATAGGGATCATTGCCGGCGTTCCGGCATGGGTGCAAATTCTCATCGAAAAAATTATCGAACACCACAAGGTCAAACACATCCACGACATCTGGCCCAACCTGAAGTTCTTCGTACACGGCGGAGTGGCTTTCGAACCCTATAAAAAAGGATTCCGGAACCTGCTGGGGCAAGACATCAACTACATGGAGACGTACCTGGCCAGCGAAGGGTTCATGGCGTTCCAGAGTGGTGGTGAAGAACACATGCACCTGGTCCTGGACAATGGAATCTTCTTCGAATTCATCCCATATAACGAAGACAATTTTGATGACGCAGGCAACCTGCTTCCCCATGCAAAAACACTGCTCATCCATGAAGTACGCGAAGATGTGGATTACGCCGTGGTGATCACCACCAATGCCGGCACCTTCCGCTACCTCATTGGTGACACCATCAGGTTCGTGGACTGCAGCCGGAACCAAATTATCATCACCGGACGAACCAAACACTTCATCAGCCTTTGTGGTGAACACCTTTCAGTTGACAACATGAACCGCGGCATCGAAAAGGTAGGAGAGCAGTTCAACTGTGAGATCCGTGAATTTTCGGTGGCAGGAATTCCGCACGACGGACTTTTTGCACATCAATGGTACATAGCCATGGACAAGGAAGCGGATCCGGACCAAGTCAGGAATATTCTTGACAAGACCCTGGCTGAGGTGAATGATGATTACGGTGTAGAGCGCAAGGCCGCCCTGAAGGACGTCTGGATCAAACTGCTTCCTACCGAAGCGTTTTACGGCTTCATGCGACACCTCGGTAAAGAAGGCGGGCAGCATAAGTTTCCGAGGGTGCTGAAAGGAGACATCCTGAACAAGTGGACCCAATACCTGAAGACCAACCGGTATGATTGA
- a CDS encoding LysE family transporter — MIEAAIKGIGLGLVLSVMVGPVFFALIETSIKKGLLSALFFDLGIISCDAFLMFVAYKSTTSFDISPEALTYMKYIGGIVLILMGGFKMFRRTAISEETKTIAVETEHFYQSYLKGFFLNILNPAVLLYWTGVVVFAIGTYKGRKDTSVFFLSILATLFSTDMTKAYLAKFLRGILTPLLIERISRIVGGVFVIFGVALLLR; from the coding sequence ATGATTGAAGCTGCGATAAAAGGCATAGGACTTGGCCTGGTGTTGAGCGTAATGGTAGGGCCGGTCTTTTTCGCGCTGATTGAAACAAGCATCAAAAAAGGACTCTTATCTGCTCTTTTCTTCGATCTCGGCATCATCAGCTGCGATGCCTTCCTGATGTTTGTTGCCTATAAAAGCACCACGAGTTTCGACATATCACCGGAAGCATTGACCTACATGAAGTACATCGGTGGCATCGTACTGATTCTGATGGGTGGGTTCAAAATGTTCAGACGAACCGCTATCTCCGAAGAAACAAAAACCATTGCAGTGGAAACCGAGCACTTTTACCAATCCTACCTCAAGGGTTTCTTTCTTAACATCCTGAACCCTGCCGTACTCCTTTACTGGACCGGAGTTGTGGTATTCGCCATCGGCACTTACAAAGGACGCAAAGACACATCCGTCTTTTTCCTCTCCATCCTGGCAACCCTGTTCTCCACGGATATGACAAAAGCCTACCTGGCGAAATTCCTACGCGGAATCCTCACTCCCCTGCTGATTGAGAGAATCTCAAGGATTGTCGGTGGCGTATTTGTTATCTTTGGGGTTGCACTGTTACTCCGTTAA
- a CDS encoding YeeE/YedE family protein — protein MDTFISWLSHPLPWYISGPLIGCMVPLLLLSDNLKFGISSSFRHICTACLPKVSDYFRYDWKSKRWSLFFVSGAMLGGFIAGQMVPNPNPVALTQNAREMFQGWKLATPDKELVPMDIFNWNQLFTLKGFILVVIGGLMVGFGTRYANGCTSGHSITGLSLLRPESLLATVFFFLGGLLMSNFLLPLILHL, from the coding sequence ATGGATACCTTCATCTCCTGGCTCAGCCACCCCCTGCCCTGGTATATTTCCGGGCCCCTGATCGGGTGCATGGTCCCTTTGTTACTCCTGTCCGACAACCTTAAATTCGGCATCTCATCCAGTTTTCGCCATATATGCACCGCCTGCTTGCCCAAAGTGAGCGACTACTTCCGTTACGACTGGAAATCCAAACGCTGGAGCCTCTTCTTCGTTTCAGGTGCCATGCTCGGCGGCTTTATCGCCGGACAGATGGTTCCCAACCCGAATCCCGTCGCACTCACCCAAAATGCCCGTGAGATGTTCCAGGGATGGAAGCTGGCAACACCCGACAAAGAACTGGTGCCGATGGACATATTTAACTGGAACCAGCTGTTCACCCTCAAAGGATTCATCCTTGTGGTGATAGGCGGATTGATGGTCGGGTTCGGAACCCGCTATGCCAATGGATGCACTTCAGGCCATTCCATCACCGGCCTGTCGTTATTGCGTCCTGAATCCCTGCTGGCCACCGTGTTCTTTTTCCTGGGTGGCCTGCTGATGTCGAACTTCCTTCTCCCGCTGATCTTACACCTGTAG